In Candidatus Poribacteria bacterium, the following are encoded in one genomic region:
- a CDS encoding aspartate-semialdehyde dehydrogenase codes for MSESYRIAVVGATGAVGNTLLQILEERSFPVASVKLLASHRSAGEILSFKDEPIIVEELTHDSFEDVDVVFSSAGGAVSREFMPTAVEKGALVIDNTSAFRMDPETPLVVPEVNMDAARAHNGLIANPNCSTIQMMVALKPIYDLVGIKRVVVSTYQSVSGKSGRAVMELVQQTTEALEGKPITLDKFPHQMAFNVAFDWPFLECGDNEEEVKMINETRKILADDAIGVSATTVRVPVFFAHSESINLETHEKLTAAQARECLATAPGVKVMDDPDNQQYPLAVDVAGKDEVYVGRIRDDASIENGLNLWVVADNLRKGAALNAIQIAENLL; via the coding sequence ATGAGTGAGAGTTATCGTATCGCGGTTGTCGGCGCAACGGGTGCCGTCGGTAATACTCTGTTGCAAATTCTCGAAGAGCGATCATTCCCCGTTGCTTCCGTCAAACTATTAGCATCACACCGCTCTGCCGGTGAAATTCTATCCTTTAAAGATGAACCCATTATTGTTGAGGAACTGACACACGACTCGTTTGAAGATGTGGACGTAGTGTTCTCATCCGCAGGCGGTGCTGTCAGTCGCGAGTTCATGCCTACAGCCGTAGAAAAAGGTGCGCTCGTCATCGACAATACGAGTGCCTTCCGCATGGACCCCGAAACCCCTCTCGTTGTCCCGGAAGTCAATATGGACGCTGCCCGTGCTCACAATGGACTTATCGCCAATCCAAACTGTTCTACCATCCAAATGATGGTAGCATTGAAACCCATCTATGACCTTGTCGGCATCAAACGGGTCGTTGTGTCCACCTATCAAAGTGTCTCCGGTAAAAGTGGGCGTGCTGTTATGGAACTGGTTCAACAGACGACTGAAGCACTCGAAGGCAAGCCGATCACCTTAGACAAATTCCCACATCAGATGGCATTCAACGTCGCATTTGATTGGCCCTTCTTGGAGTGCGGTGACAACGAAGAAGAAGTGAAAATGATTAATGAGACCCGGAAGATACTTGCAGATGATGCGATTGGCGTTTCCGCTACAACCGTCCGAGTCCCTGTCTTCTTCGCACATTCTGAATCAATAAACCTTGAAACACACGAGAAGCTCACAGCAGCCCAAGCGAGAGAGTGCCTCGCCACTGCCCCCGGTGTAAAAGTCATGGACGATCCCGACAACCAACAGTATCCGCTCGCCGTTGATGTTGCTGGAAAAGATGAAGTCTATGTCGGTAGAATTCGCGATGATGCTTCCATAGAAAATGGTTTGAATCTCTGGGTAGTCGCAGACAACCTCCGCAAAGGTGCTGCGCTGAACGCTATCCAAATCGCCGAAAATCTGCTGTAA
- the mtnK gene encoding S-methyl-5-thioribose kinase yields the protein MELDLATLPDYLRQRCAEIRMFESETELRIEEIGDGNLNTVYRVSDAAQPERSIVLKHAPPYIKILGPEYPLSIKRLTYESRALDIYNQFASCSVPELYYFDAETAVIAMEDLRDAQVLRADLIAGSVDTDIAEQIGRFMGTVHSRTYIGNLDSTTMQQYRQQFANTTMQSITADYVFTFPYTEHETNFWTPGLEPDIQRLKADTDFLKHAEVLKQIFLTAQQALTHGDLHTGSVLVQNNTAKVIDAEFAFYGPVGFDLGLYWANHLLSYFSHQDTSDVQAALKTAIAKTWHAYTLEFRTVDGTLKEQTLQQIFYEAVGFAGLEMLRRLIGAAHVKDIEGITDISKKLRVERAALQFGLKLVKQYSSLRDVPAVLAMLF from the coding sequence ATGGAACTCGACCTTGCCACGCTGCCGGACTACCTACGTCAACGATGTGCTGAGATCCGCATGTTTGAATCGGAGACGGAACTCCGTATAGAAGAGATTGGCGATGGTAATCTTAATACAGTTTATCGCGTCTCAGACGCAGCGCAACCAGAGCGTTCGATCGTCCTGAAACACGCGCCACCCTACATTAAGATATTAGGACCCGAGTATCCGTTATCCATCAAACGTTTGACTTACGAGTCCCGCGCGTTGGACATCTACAATCAGTTCGCAAGCTGCAGCGTCCCTGAACTATACTATTTCGACGCTGAAACCGCGGTCATTGCAATGGAGGACCTCCGAGATGCGCAGGTCCTGCGCGCCGACCTAATCGCAGGCAGCGTGGACACCGATATCGCTGAACAGATTGGGCGGTTTATGGGTACCGTACACAGTCGTACATACATCGGGAACCTTGATAGCACAACCATGCAGCAGTATAGACAGCAATTTGCGAACACTACCATGCAGTCGATAACTGCCGATTACGTGTTCACTTTTCCGTACACCGAGCATGAAACGAATTTCTGGACCCCAGGCTTAGAGCCTGATATCCAGCGACTGAAGGCGGATACGGACTTTTTGAAGCATGCAGAGGTCCTCAAACAGATTTTTCTAACAGCGCAACAAGCTTTAACCCACGGTGATCTACACACAGGAAGCGTTCTCGTCCAAAACAACACAGCGAAAGTGATTGATGCCGAGTTTGCCTTTTATGGTCCCGTAGGATTTGACCTCGGATTGTATTGGGCGAACCATCTCTTATCCTATTTTTCACATCAAGATACCTCGGACGTGCAAGCCGCACTCAAGACAGCGATTGCAAAAACATGGCACGCCTACACGCTTGAATTCAGGACAGTCGACGGAACGTTGAAAGAACAAACCTTACAACAAATCTTTTACGAAGCAGTAGGGTTTGCGGGATTGGAAATGCTGCGTCGTCTTATCGGTGCAGCGCACGTCAAAGATATAGAAGGTATTACTGATATATCCAAAAAACTACGCGTAGAAAGGGCAGCACTCCAGTTCGGATTAAAACTCGTTAAACAGTACTCATCCCTACGAGATGTGCCAGCAGTTCTCGCGATGCTTTTTTAA
- a CDS encoding DnaJ domain-containing protein — MRDYYEILGVNRGATPEEIKKAYRKLAVQYHPDKNPGDKTAEEKFKEASNAYSVLSDPEKRRMYDIRGHAGVEGMGFEGYRNMDDVFRHINLDDIFGRGGFGGLGGFGDAFGDVFGQRRTTAPPRGRDIRMNVSIPFADAVLGNKKEVSVQGKRLTLTIPPGIQDGKTLRIQGHGESLGSGISGDLLVTVSVQPHPTLTREGADLLTDANVSMTTAALGGSVRVQTLTGDVDLKIPSGAQPGQQFRLRGRGGVDTSGRKGDLRVRLVVEIPKSLSRKQRNLLKELDKTL; from the coding sequence ATGAGAGACTACTACGAAATCCTCGGTGTGAATCGAGGTGCCACTCCAGAAGAAATCAAAAAAGCCTATCGCAAACTTGCGGTCCAGTACCATCCGGACAAGAATCCTGGTGACAAAACGGCAGAGGAGAAGTTCAAGGAGGCATCGAACGCATATTCGGTCCTCTCCGATCCTGAAAAGCGACGTATGTATGATATCCGTGGACACGCGGGCGTTGAGGGTATGGGATTTGAAGGTTACCGGAATATGGATGACGTTTTCAGGCACATTAACCTCGACGATATTTTTGGACGCGGTGGATTCGGTGGACTCGGTGGATTTGGCGATGCCTTCGGTGATGTGTTCGGACAACGGCGCACAACTGCTCCGCCTCGCGGACGCGACATCCGCATGAACGTCAGTATTCCTTTTGCGGATGCGGTGTTAGGGAACAAGAAAGAGGTCAGTGTCCAAGGAAAGCGTCTGACGCTCACAATCCCGCCGGGTATTCAGGATGGAAAAACCTTACGTATTCAGGGGCATGGAGAATCTCTCGGCAGCGGCATTTCGGGTGACCTGTTGGTGACTGTCTCTGTTCAACCACATCCGACACTGACTCGCGAAGGGGCAGACCTGTTGACAGATGCAAATGTCTCTATGACGACAGCGGCGTTAGGGGGTTCTGTTCGGGTACAAACGCTCACAGGCGATGTGGATCTGAAAATCCCGTCTGGAGCACAACCTGGACAACAGTTTCGCTTACGTGGACGCGGTGGAGTAGACACCTCCGGCAGAAAAGGCGACTTGCGGGTGCGGTTGGTTGTGGAAATTCCGAAATCTTTGTCTCGCAAACAGCGGAATCTCCTAAAAGAGCTTGATAAGACGTTATAA